CGGTCCGCGTAGCGGAAGACCAGCAGGTGCTCGGCGAGGGGCACCTCGAGCTCGTAGCCGTCGATCCCCACGACCTTCTGGACCTGCTTGGGGCCGGTCAGGGTGCCGGCCACGGACAGCTGGGTGCCGTTGGAGGTGGCGCCCTTGACCGTGACGGTGTTGCGGTAGGCCGGGGACTCCGAGGTGGTCGTCAGGCGGGACTCGACGCCACGCTGCTCGGCCAGGACCGGGGCGTTGACGTAGGAGACCTGGTCGGAGACCACGTCCGTGAACACGCCCTTGAGCGCGGCCAGCTGCAGGGACTTCACGTCCTTGTCCGCGATCTCGCCGGCGACCTCGAGCTCCACGACGGTCAGGGAGTCCCCGACGGACAGCGCGGTGAGGATCCGGCCGAGCTTCTCCGCCAGCGGGATCCCCGGACGCACGTCCTCGTGGATGACGCCGCCGGCGACGTTGACCGCGTCGGGGACGAGCTCGCCGGCCAGGGCCAGGCGCACGGACTTGGCCACCGAGACGCCGGCCTTCTCCTGGGCCTCCGTGGTGGAGGCGCCCAGGTGCGGGGTCACCACGGCGTTGTCGTGGGCGAAGAACGGCAGGTCGATCGCCGGCTCGGAGGAGAACACGTCGATCGCGGCGCCGCCGATGGCGCCGGAGGCCAGGGCGCGCTCCAGCGCGTCCTCGTCGATGAGCCCGCCGCGGGCCACGTTGACGACGAAGGCGGTGTCCTTCATCCGGGCGAACTGGTCGTCCGAGATCATCCCCACCGTCTCCGGGGTCTTCGGCATGTGGATGGTGATGAAGTCCGCCTCGGCCAGCAGCTCGTCCAGGCCCAGCAGGCGCGCGCCCATCTGCTGGGCACGGGCGGAGGTGACGTAGGGGTCGTAGGCCAGGATCTCCATGCCGAAGGAGCGCATGCGCTCGGCCACGAGGGAGCCGATGCGGCCCAGGCCGATGATGCCGAGCTTCTTCTCGTACAGCTCGACGCCCGAGTACTTCGAGCGCTTCCACTCCCCGCCCTTCAGGGCGCGGTTGGCCGGGGCGATGTTGCGGGCCACGCCGAGGATGTGGCCGCAGGTCAGCTCCGCGGCGGAGAGGATGTTGGAGGTCGGGGCGTTGACGACCATGACGCCGGCCTGGGTGGCGGCCTTGGTGTCCACGTTGTCCAGCCCGACGCCGGCGCGGGCGATGACCTTCAGCTTCGGGGCCGCGGCGATCGCCTCGGCGTCCATCTTCGTGGCGGACCGGATCAGCACGGCGTCGGCCTCCGGCAGGGCGGCCAGCAGCTGTCCGCGGTCGGAACCGTCCGTGGTCCTGATCTCGAAGTCCGGACCGAGGGCGTCCACGGTGGCCGGGGAGAGTTCTTCAGCGATGAGGACGACGGGCTTGGTTTCAGACACGGGACAATCACCTTCGGGTAGACAGTGGCGCCGGCACGGTACAGGTCGGCCGTTCCCGATTCTAGGACCTGCCGCGGCACCGGCCCGAACTTCGCCGGGGTGCGACGGGAACGACGACGGCCCCCC
This genomic window from Citricoccus sp. SGAir0253 contains:
- the serA gene encoding phosphoglycerate dehydrogenase — encoded protein: MSETKPVVLIAEELSPATVDALGPDFEIRTTDGSDRGQLLAALPEADAVLIRSATKMDAEAIAAAPKLKVIARAGVGLDNVDTKAATQAGVMVVNAPTSNILSAAELTCGHILGVARNIAPANRALKGGEWKRSKYSGVELYEKKLGIIGLGRIGSLVAERMRSFGMEILAYDPYVTSARAQQMGARLLGLDELLAEADFITIHMPKTPETVGMISDDQFARMKDTAFVVNVARGGLIDEDALERALASGAIGGAAIDVFSSEPAIDLPFFAHDNAVVTPHLGASTTEAQEKAGVSVAKSVRLALAGELVPDAVNVAGGVIHEDVRPGIPLAEKLGRILTALSVGDSLTVVELEVAGEIADKDVKSLQLAALKGVFTDVVSDQVSYVNAPVLAEQRGVESRLTTTSESPAYRNTVTVKGATSNGTQLSVAGTLTGPKQVQKVVGIDGYELEVPLAEHLLVFRYADRPGVIGTIGKMLGDAGVNIAGMDVSRQVEGGEALALLTLDAAVPAGVAEELGRAIGASRVAGIDLED